A genome region from Dolichospermum compactum NIES-806 includes the following:
- a CDS encoding DUF2079 domain-containing protein produces the protein MEKLIPKNNISVIIGISALILLAASIIRHELFNSSGDLAFFDQTVYLISQGKLPISSVLGFHILADHAAWILYPIALLYKIYPSVYWLFAVQSIALSLGAFSTYLIALQAGLKNNQAIAIVAVYLLYPVLYNSNLCDFHPDTIAVPALLTAVLNARTKKVFWFCINVLVVLGCKAVLSLTVVAMGVWLLVFEKRRLYGFIAIISGLAWFVIANRIIIPFFGSEAALVSRHFYRYSYLGNSFSETLQIILFQPKIIISNILSSINLEYLSFLLAPVIWGLIPKYMTPLIGAIPCLALNILADHPSQKNVILHYSLPAIPFIMLSLIASIAADKAWLKQKKVILLWSFIWFLILGKWGFFISKYLNSVDNWQATKEAISLVKTQDSVLTTDVITPHLTHRQQISFKYKINELNDFHYILLNIRHPGWAATAEDYDNVTKELKKNSDFNLKYQRDDVYLFVNKKNYPPR, from the coding sequence GTGGAAAAATTAATACCCAAAAATAATATTTCTGTAATTATTGGTATTAGTGCCTTAATTTTATTAGCAGCTAGTATTATTCGGCATGAGTTATTTAATTCATCTGGAGATTTGGCATTTTTCGATCAAACAGTTTACCTAATCAGTCAGGGAAAATTGCCAATTTCTTCTGTACTTGGTTTTCATATTTTAGCTGATCATGCTGCTTGGATTTTGTACCCCATAGCTTTACTATATAAAATATATCCTAGCGTCTATTGGTTATTTGCAGTTCAGTCTATTGCTTTGTCTTTAGGTGCTTTTTCTACATATTTAATCGCATTACAAGCAGGGTTAAAAAACAATCAAGCAATAGCAATTGTAGCTGTTTACCTACTATATCCAGTTCTATATAACAGCAATTTGTGTGATTTTCACCCAGATACTATTGCTGTTCCTGCACTTTTGACAGCAGTTTTAAATGCAAGAACCAAAAAAGTATTTTGGTTTTGTATAAATGTTTTGGTCGTATTGGGATGTAAAGCTGTACTCTCCTTAACAGTAGTAGCCATGGGTGTTTGGTTACTAGTGTTTGAAAAGCGGCGTTTGTATGGTTTCATAGCTATTATTAGTGGTTTAGCATGGTTTGTAATTGCTAATAGAATTATTATTCCTTTTTTCGGTAGCGAAGCAGCATTAGTCAGCCGACATTTTTATCGCTATAGTTATTTAGGAAATTCATTTTCGGAAACATTACAAATTATCTTATTTCAACCAAAAATTATTATTAGCAACATTTTATCGTCTATAAATTTAGAATATTTGTCTTTTCTATTAGCACCTGTAATCTGGGGTTTAATACCTAAATACATGACACCATTAATAGGTGCGATTCCTTGTTTAGCATTAAATATACTTGCTGATCATCCTTCACAAAAAAACGTAATCTTACATTATTCCTTGCCAGCAATTCCATTCATAATGTTATCCCTAATTGCTAGTATTGCCGCTGATAAAGCATGGCTAAAACAAAAAAAAGTAATTCTTTTATGGTCTTTTATTTGGTTTTTAATTTTAGGTAAATGGGGTTTCTTTATTTCCAAATATCTTAATTCTGTAGATAATTGGCAAGCTACTAAAGAAGCAATATCTTTAGTCAAAACTCAAGATAGTGTGTTGACTACAGATGTAATTACTCCACATTTAACCCATAGACAACAGATTAGTTTTAAATATAAAATTAATGAGTTAAATGACTTTCATTATATATTACTGAATATCCGCCATCCTGGTTGGGCTGCAACAGCAGAAGATTATGATAATGTAACTAAGGAATTAAAAAAGAATTCTGATTTTAATTTAAAATATCAACGTGATGATGTGTACCTGTTTGTAAATAAAAAAAATTACCCACCCCGCTGA
- a CDS encoding RNA recognition motif domain-containing protein, whose protein sequence is MSIYVGNLSYEVTQDALSQVFAEYGAVKRVQLPTDRETGRLRGFGFVEMGSEAEEQAAIDALDGAEWMGRDLKVNKAKPKEDNRGTSGGGGRGGYGGGNRGGGGGGGRY, encoded by the coding sequence ATGTCAATTTACGTGGGTAACCTCTCTTATGAAGTTACACAAGATGCGCTGAGTCAAGTTTTTGCGGAATATGGTGCTGTGAAACGTGTTCAGCTTCCCACTGACCGTGAGACAGGTCGCTTGCGCGGCTTCGGTTTTGTGGAAATGGGTAGTGAAGCTGAAGAACAGGCCGCTATTGATGCCCTTGACGGTGCTGAATGGATGGGTCGTGATCTGAAAGTCAACAAAGCAAAACCCAAAGAAGACAACAGAGGTACTTCAGGTGGTGGTGGACGTGGTGGCTACGGCGGTGGCAACCGTGGTGGCGGCGGCGGTGGCGGTCGCTATTAA
- a CDS encoding 2TM domain-containing protein, translated as MTYNAEEMQQILEVAFRQKQKGEYTREQIIEIASELGVSSESLQAAEQEWLKNNVEVKKEQMSNSQQRKGFKSHLFTFLAINGFLVLLNLVVSPGYFWAIYPILGWGLGLLLHGMKVYISNA; from the coding sequence ATGACTTACAACGCAGAGGAAATGCAGCAGATTCTCGAAGTAGCTTTTAGACAAAAGCAAAAGGGAGAATATACAAGAGAACAAATTATAGAAATAGCCTCAGAATTAGGTGTTTCTTCAGAGTCGCTACAAGCTGCGGAACAAGAATGGTTAAAAAATAATGTAGAAGTAAAAAAAGAGCAAATGTCTAATAGTCAACAACGGAAAGGTTTCAAATCTCACCTATTTACTTTTCTGGCAATTAATGGTTTTTTGGTCTTGTTAAATTTGGTAGTAAGCCCTGGATATTTCTGGGCAATTTATCCCATACTAGGATGGGGATTAGGTTTATTACTGCATGGAATGAAAGTTTATATTAGTAATGCCTAA
- a CDS encoding NAD(P)H-quinone oxidoreductase subunit 4: MNAIEIPWLSAIIFLPLVAALAIPLIPDKEGKTVRWYGLGVALLDFVLMIFALWQNYDFQSSALQMTESYPWIPQIGFNWSLGIDGLSMPLILLTGFINTLAVFAAWKVTNKPRLFYALMLIMYSAQLGVFLAQDLLMFFLMWEIELVPVYLLISIWGGANRRYAATKFIIYTAAASIFILIAGFAMAFYGDNFTFNMTELGMKEYPKTLELALYAGFLIAYGVKLPIFPLHTWLPDAHGEASAPGSMILAGVLLKMGGYALIRFNVEMLTDAHVTFAPVLAILGVVNIVYGACCAFAQTNLKRRLAYSSIAHMGFVLIGIASYTEIGISGAVLQMVSHGLIAASLFFLSGVTYERTHTLVMDKMGGMGKVIPRTFALFTIGAMASLALPGMSGFVGELMVFLGLATSDVYSSSFKIVVIFLSAVGVILTPIYLLSMLRQVFYGKQHQDLHLDAVVLDIKPRELFITACLLVPIIGIGFYPKMITQTYDVKTVEIAAHARQVLPIVARQQPTNLYSQIFTTPTLASSTIVNIVE, from the coding sequence ATGAATGCCATAGAAATTCCTTGGTTATCAGCCATAATTTTCCTGCCTTTAGTGGCAGCCCTCGCAATTCCCCTTATTCCAGATAAAGAGGGTAAAACCGTCCGCTGGTACGGCTTGGGAGTGGCATTATTAGACTTTGTACTCATGATTTTTGCCCTTTGGCAGAATTACGACTTTCAAAGTTCCGCCCTGCAAATGACAGAAAGCTATCCTTGGATACCCCAAATTGGCTTTAACTGGTCTTTAGGCATTGATGGTTTATCAATGCCCCTGATACTTCTCACAGGCTTCATTAACACACTCGCAGTATTCGCGGCTTGGAAAGTAACCAACAAGCCGCGTTTATTTTATGCGTTGATGTTGATTATGTACAGCGCTCAATTAGGAGTATTTCTCGCCCAAGACTTATTAATGTTCTTCTTGATGTGGGAAATTGAGTTAGTACCTGTTTACCTACTAATTTCCATCTGGGGAGGTGCAAACCGCCGTTACGCAGCTACCAAGTTTATTATCTATACCGCCGCAGCATCTATATTTATACTGATAGCTGGTTTTGCAATGGCTTTCTATGGTGATAACTTCACCTTCAACATGACCGAATTGGGAATGAAAGAATATCCCAAAACCCTAGAATTAGCCCTCTATGCAGGTTTCTTAATCGCTTATGGTGTCAAACTACCCATTTTTCCCTTACATACATGGTTGCCTGATGCTCATGGTGAAGCATCCGCACCCGGTTCAATGATCTTGGCAGGTGTATTGTTAAAAATGGGTGGTTATGCCTTAATTCGCTTTAACGTAGAAATGTTAACTGATGCTCATGTTACCTTTGCTCCAGTTTTAGCGATTTTAGGTGTAGTTAATATTGTTTATGGTGCTTGTTGCGCCTTTGCTCAAACCAATCTCAAACGCCGTCTGGCTTACTCTTCAATTGCTCACATGGGGTTTGTGTTAATTGGCATTGCATCTTATACAGAAATCGGTATCAGCGGTGCTGTATTACAAATGGTTTCTCACGGTTTAATTGCTGCTAGTTTATTCTTCCTTTCCGGTGTAACTTACGAACGTACTCACACCTTAGTGATGGATAAAATGGGCGGTATGGGTAAAGTAATTCCCAGAACTTTCGCTCTCTTTACTATAGGTGCAATGGCTTCTCTGGCTTTACCTGGTATGAGTGGTTTTGTCGGTGAATTGATGGTATTCTTAGGTCTTGCTACCAGTGATGTTTACAGTTCCAGCTTCAAAATTGTCGTCATCTTTTTATCAGCAGTTGGCGTGATTTTGACACCCATTTATTTACTGTCCATGCTGCGTCAAGTGTTCTACGGCAAGCAACATCAAGACTTACATTTAGATGCTGTAGTTCTTGATATTAAGCCCCGTGAATTGTTTATCACCGCTTGCTTATTAGTTCCCATCATCGGTATTGGTTTTTATCCTAAGATGATCACACAAACTTATGATGTGAAAACAGTAGAAATTGCGGCTCATGCTCGTCAGGTTTTACCAATTGTCGCTCGTCAACAACCGACGAACTTGTACTCGCAAATTTTCACCACACCAACATTAGCTAGTTCCACAATAGTGAATATAGTTGAGTAA